The proteins below come from a single Leifsonia sp. 1010 genomic window:
- a CDS encoding ice-binding family protein: MADSTSISSSPSFGARIGAGAIAAALLALLGLGFGPAAAHADTTLDGPVDIGTAAPFGVLGASEVTNTGPTVVDGDVGVSPGSSITGFGGAPDGALTGTLHQTDAVAAQAQSDVTTAFNTAGGLTPTTSGIGELNGLSLTPGVYSGGALSLADNGALTLAGSATSVWVFQAASTLTIGSATHITMTGGATACNVFWRVGSSATLGTAAQFIGTVLADQSITATTGATIEGRLLASNAAVTLDTNTVTAPTGCPPPGTPVTTSSPSITSGTPTAPVAGTPYAFTVTASGAPSPTFTVTAGALPAGLTLNGTTGVISGTPTTPGWSAVTITASNGQGPDASATYTFVTAPAAVLAGAEGVLPTGPEGATASLADSGSDLVLPFAAALALVVLGFVARRFAVSRSVRGRL; the protein is encoded by the coding sequence GTGGCCGATTCGACATCCATTTCTTCTTCACCTTCTTTCGGCGCGCGCATCGGCGCGGGCGCGATCGCTGCGGCTCTTCTCGCGCTGCTCGGCCTGGGCTTCGGCCCGGCTGCGGCGCACGCGGACACCACTCTCGACGGACCGGTGGACATCGGAACCGCCGCGCCCTTCGGCGTACTCGGGGCGAGCGAGGTGACGAACACCGGGCCGACCGTCGTCGACGGCGATGTCGGCGTTTCTCCCGGCTCGTCGATCACCGGGTTCGGCGGCGCTCCGGACGGCGCGCTCACCGGAACCCTGCACCAGACCGACGCCGTCGCCGCTCAGGCGCAGAGCGACGTGACGACGGCCTTCAACACCGCCGGCGGCCTCACTCCGACGACCTCCGGCATCGGCGAGCTCAACGGGCTGTCGTTGACGCCCGGCGTCTACTCGGGTGGCGCGCTGTCGCTCGCGGACAACGGAGCGCTGACCCTCGCCGGCAGTGCGACCTCGGTCTGGGTGTTCCAGGCGGCGAGCACGCTCACCATCGGATCGGCGACGCACATCACGATGACCGGCGGCGCGACCGCCTGCAACGTCTTCTGGAGGGTCGGGTCGTCGGCGACGCTGGGCACGGCCGCGCAGTTCATCGGGACCGTGCTGGCCGACCAGTCCATCACCGCGACGACCGGTGCGACGATCGAGGGCCGGCTGCTGGCGAGCAACGCGGCGGTCACCCTCGACACCAACACGGTGACGGCCCCGACGGGATGCCCGCCGCCGGGCACCCCCGTCACGACCTCGAGCCCGTCCATCACCTCCGGAACGCCGACCGCCCCGGTCGCCGGGACGCCGTACGCGTTCACGGTGACCGCCTCCGGTGCCCCGTCGCCGACGTTCACCGTGACCGCCGGGGCCCTCCCGGCCGGTCTCACCCTGAACGGCACCACCGGAGTCATCTCCGGCACGCCGACCACGCCCGGTTGGTCGGCCGTGACCATCACCGCGTCCAATGGGCAGGGCCCCGACGCGTCTGCGACCTACACCTTCGTGACAGCGCCGGCGGCAGTGCTCGCCGGGGCGGAGGGGGTGCTGCCGACCGGCCCGGAAGGCGCGACCGCATCGCTCGCAGACAGTGGGAGCGACCTCGTCCTTCCGTTCGCGGCGGCTCTCGCGCTGGTCGTCCTGGGGTTCGTGGCGCGTCGGTTCGCGGTGTCCCGCTCGGTGCGCGGCCGGCTCTAA
- a CDS encoding winged helix-turn-helix transcriptional regulator: MTNQHYGQFCGLARAAEIVGQRWTLLILRDLSVGPQRYSDLVSGLPGIPTNTLASRLKELEEEGIVERMAPSGGERAVAYRLTPRGEELGPAMDALSRWGAGGMRTPREGEIVTTASIAAALKVAAGDGVVPKEWDTAYTVRVGDVVTHLIMRDGVITVGPGAAEAPDLIITAGPQIRDLLAGELDADTAIATGAVQLEGDASLFTRFADTLHVPYSPNVPA, encoded by the coding sequence ATGACGAACCAGCACTACGGGCAGTTCTGCGGTCTCGCACGCGCAGCCGAGATCGTCGGGCAGCGGTGGACCCTGCTGATCCTCCGCGATCTGAGCGTCGGCCCGCAGCGCTACTCCGACCTCGTCTCCGGCCTTCCCGGCATCCCCACGAACACCCTCGCCTCCCGGCTGAAAGAGCTCGAGGAGGAGGGCATCGTCGAGCGGATGGCCCCGTCGGGCGGTGAGCGGGCGGTCGCCTACCGGCTCACACCGCGGGGCGAGGAGCTCGGCCCGGCGATGGATGCGCTGTCGCGTTGGGGCGCCGGCGGGATGCGGACCCCGCGCGAAGGCGAGATCGTGACGACCGCATCCATCGCCGCTGCACTGAAGGTCGCCGCGGGCGACGGCGTCGTCCCGAAGGAGTGGGACACGGCCTACACCGTCCGCGTCGGCGACGTGGTGACGCACCTCATCATGCGCGACGGCGTCATCACCGTGGGCCCCGGCGCGGCCGAGGCGCCGGACCTCATCATCACGGCCGGACCGCAGATCCGCGACCTCCTCGCGGGAGAGCTGGATGCGGACACCGCGATCGCGACCGGCGCGGTGCAACTGGAGGGCGACGCCTCGCTGTTCACGCGCTTCGCCGACACACTTCACGTGCCGTACAGCCCGAACGTGCCCGCTTAG
- a CDS encoding DHA2 family efflux MFS transporter permease subunit, protein MKENAMTDTIDRAELASEPIPVATAARNRTALALLLAAVFVVFLNETMMGVALPRIQESLHIDATQGQWLTTAFALTMAVVIPVTGWLMQRLNTRPVFIVAMSSFVIGTLIAALSPVFETLVVGRVVQAVGTAIMMPLMMTTVMTIVAEEQRGRVMGRVSIVMSVAPAIGPIVSGALIQVLPWQGLFWVMLPIGLVMVAIGARRVPNVSETRKVRLDSPSVILSALAFSALVFGLSQIGAAAVGSAAVQPWIPIVVGLITLAFFVWRQLVLQRTDSALLDLRTFLSRDFAVSVSMMTAAMVSLFGAFIVLPQFARYTLGLEPLWVGAILLPGGLLMGLAGPTVGRLYDRFGPRPLVIPGSIGLAVALWTLALGLGEGSSWVVLLGAHIVLMLSLAFLFTPAFSSSLGSLPPRLYSHGSATIATLQQVAGAAGTAIFVALYATGVASTGGADPDLPTAAAAAQGSHLAFLAGGILSLGVIVLALFVRKPAAGAESVPELEVAEA, encoded by the coding sequence ATGAAGGAGAACGCCATGACCGACACCATCGACCGCGCAGAGCTCGCCAGTGAGCCGATCCCGGTCGCCACCGCGGCACGCAACCGCACCGCGCTCGCCCTGCTCCTCGCCGCCGTCTTCGTCGTGTTCCTCAACGAGACGATGATGGGTGTCGCGCTCCCGCGCATCCAGGAGTCCCTCCATATCGACGCAACCCAGGGCCAGTGGCTCACGACGGCGTTCGCGCTGACGATGGCCGTCGTCATCCCCGTCACGGGCTGGCTGATGCAGCGGCTCAACACGCGGCCCGTCTTCATCGTCGCGATGTCGAGCTTCGTGATCGGAACCCTCATCGCGGCCCTGTCGCCGGTGTTCGAGACGCTCGTCGTCGGCCGGGTCGTCCAGGCCGTCGGCACCGCGATCATGATGCCGCTCATGATGACCACGGTGATGACGATCGTCGCGGAGGAGCAGCGCGGCCGGGTCATGGGACGCGTCTCGATCGTGATGTCCGTCGCACCCGCGATCGGTCCCATCGTGTCGGGCGCGCTCATCCAGGTGCTCCCGTGGCAGGGACTGTTCTGGGTGATGCTGCCGATCGGTCTCGTCATGGTCGCCATCGGTGCGCGTCGGGTCCCGAATGTGTCGGAGACGCGGAAGGTGCGACTGGACTCGCCCTCGGTCATCCTCTCGGCGCTGGCCTTCTCGGCGCTCGTGTTCGGCCTCAGCCAGATCGGCGCCGCGGCGGTCGGCTCGGCGGCGGTCCAGCCGTGGATCCCCATCGTCGTCGGCCTGATCACGCTGGCGTTCTTCGTCTGGCGGCAGCTGGTGCTGCAGCGCACGGACTCGGCGCTGCTCGACCTGCGCACCTTCCTCTCCCGCGACTTCGCGGTGTCGGTGTCGATGATGACCGCCGCCATGGTGTCCCTCTTCGGCGCCTTCATCGTGCTGCCCCAGTTCGCGCGCTACACCCTGGGTCTCGAGCCGCTCTGGGTCGGCGCGATCCTGCTCCCCGGCGGCCTGCTGATGGGGCTGGCCGGTCCGACGGTCGGCCGGCTGTACGACCGGTTCGGGCCGCGGCCGCTCGTGATCCCCGGGTCGATCGGACTCGCCGTCGCCCTCTGGACGCTGGCGCTCGGTCTCGGCGAAGGGTCGTCGTGGGTCGTGCTGCTCGGCGCGCACATCGTCCTGATGCTGTCCCTGGCGTTCCTCTTCACGCCGGCGTTCAGCTCGTCGCTGGGCTCGCTCCCGCCGCGGCTGTACTCGCACGGCAGCGCCACCATCGCCACGCTGCAGCAGGTCGCCGGCGCCGCGGGAACGGCCATCTTCGTGGCCCTGTACGCGACCGGCGTCGCCTCGACCGGAGGCGCCGACCCGGACCTGCCGACGGCCGCGGCCGCTGCTCAGGGCTCGCACCTCGCGTTCCTCGCCGGCGGCATCCTGTCGCTCGGGGTCATCGTCCTGGCGCTCTTCGTCCGGAAGCCCGCCGCGGGCGCCGAGTCGGTGCCGGAGCTGGAGGTCGCGGAGGCCTAA
- a CDS encoding SRPBCC domain-containing protein: MTIERRLARAGFTLTRDYPAPPERVWDAFADEQQKLSWWGAGDAMEPREWSFDFRVGGRDVAEGKFHHGPVSRYEATYTDIVEHVRIVTTYDMWIDGDHMSTSVASLEFEPTEQGTRFTHVEHGVFFDQFWADGPGRESGTRGLLDALGAYLERTAG, translated from the coding sequence ATGACGATCGAACGCCGCCTCGCCCGCGCCGGATTCACCCTCACCCGCGACTATCCCGCCCCGCCCGAGCGCGTCTGGGACGCCTTCGCCGACGAGCAGCAGAAGCTGAGCTGGTGGGGAGCCGGCGATGCCATGGAGCCGCGCGAGTGGTCCTTCGACTTCCGCGTCGGCGGGAGGGACGTCGCCGAGGGGAAGTTCCACCACGGCCCTGTGTCGCGGTACGAAGCGACGTACACCGACATCGTCGAGCACGTCCGCATCGTCACCACCTACGACATGTGGATCGACGGGGACCACATGTCGACGTCCGTCGCCTCGCTGGAGTTCGAGCCGACCGAGCAGGGCACCCGCTTCACCCATGTGGAGCACGGCGTCTTCTTCGACCAGTTCTGGGCCGACGGCCCCGGACGCGAGAGCGGCACCCGGGGCCTGCTCGACGCCCTGGGTGCCTATCTCGAACGCACCGCCGGTTAG
- a CDS encoding dihydrofolate reductase family protein: MTRVRMNLFASLDGYTPSDASPDNPMGEDWGRLTAAWASTRTFRERIFGDTSGAGTTGVDDRVGREFFEGVGAEILGAGMFGLHSFPDDPEWKGWWGDRPPFGTPVFVLTSTAPRPAIEMDGGTTFHFRNASPEEVLAEATEAAGGQDVRVGGGYRTARAFLRAGLVDDLHLMITPIFLGRGNRLFDDLTGMDRTHTVTTEVAESGTIHVTLTR, from the coding sequence ATGACCCGCGTCCGCATGAACCTCTTCGCCTCGCTCGACGGCTACACGCCGTCCGACGCGTCTCCCGACAACCCGATGGGCGAGGACTGGGGCCGCCTCACGGCCGCCTGGGCATCAACCCGGACGTTCCGCGAGCGCATCTTCGGCGACACGAGCGGGGCCGGCACCACCGGCGTCGACGACCGGGTCGGCCGCGAGTTCTTCGAGGGCGTCGGCGCCGAGATCCTGGGCGCCGGGATGTTCGGCCTCCACTCGTTCCCCGACGACCCGGAGTGGAAGGGATGGTGGGGCGACAGGCCGCCCTTCGGCACCCCGGTCTTCGTACTCACCAGCACCGCGCCCCGCCCCGCGATCGAGATGGACGGCGGCACGACCTTCCACTTCCGGAACGCCTCTCCGGAGGAGGTGCTCGCCGAGGCGACCGAGGCCGCGGGCGGACAGGATGTCCGGGTGGGCGGCGGGTACCGCACGGCCCGCGCCTTCCTGCGGGCCGGACTGGTGGACGACCTCCACCTCATGATCACGCCGATCTTCCTGGGCCGCGGCAATCGGCTGTTCGACGACCTGACCGGCATGGACCGGACGCACACCGTGACCACAGAGGTCGCCGAGAGCGGCACCATCCACGTCACCCTCACCCGCTAG
- a CDS encoding metalloregulator ArsR/SmtB family transcription factor, with the protein MPKYHDELDAVLRALADPTRRAVVERLAASPAVVSELAEPFPMALPSFMQHLNVLENAGVVTSEKHGRVRTVSLRPGALDILHLWLGEQRTPAEHQADRLGIHLARASAPTPKDT; encoded by the coding sequence GTGCCTAAGTATCACGACGAGCTCGACGCCGTGCTCCGCGCTCTCGCGGACCCCACGCGGCGAGCCGTCGTGGAGCGGCTGGCGGCGTCACCGGCGGTGGTGAGCGAGCTCGCCGAACCGTTCCCGATGGCGCTGCCGTCGTTCATGCAGCACCTGAACGTGCTCGAGAACGCCGGAGTGGTCACCTCCGAGAAGCACGGGCGCGTGCGCACCGTGAGCCTGCGGCCGGGCGCTCTCGACATCCTGCACCTCTGGCTCGGCGAGCAGCGCACGCCCGCCGAGCACCAGGCCGACCGCCTCGGCATCCACCTCGCCCGCGCCTCGGCGCCTACCCCGAAGGACACCTGA
- a CDS encoding epoxide hydrolase, with protein sequence MKRHVLEPVPEEAVADLRSRLERFRRVPLAQRDGLGGVDPEVLSDLLRYWADDYDWREHERRVASWPWVQTEDTAVPIRAIVRPADREDAPVVLLLHGWPDSVLRFERILPLLDDVTLVLPALPGYPFAAPVEGGGMSSVEMADAVAAAMTEFGFDRYVISAGDVGCDVGEAIAGRHGSHVSALHLTDLSQYHFLVGLPDDLDETERAYVERGRDWQQREGGYMHEQSTRPRTLAVGLGDSPAGMAAWILEKLIDWTDSDGDLRRAFTPDEALTWISAYWYTGAIGTSFTPYAAAAPKNWPRIEIPTVMTVFPRDLVNAPRQFVERFFSIVDWLEFPHGGHFAAWEQPTDYVEGVRRALSRAHPGG encoded by the coding sequence ATGAAGCGTCACGTGCTCGAGCCGGTACCGGAGGAGGCGGTCGCCGACCTGCGTTCGCGCCTCGAGCGGTTCCGGAGGGTGCCCCTGGCGCAGCGCGACGGCCTCGGAGGCGTCGACCCCGAGGTACTCAGCGACCTGTTGCGGTACTGGGCGGACGACTACGACTGGCGCGAGCACGAGCGGCGAGTCGCCTCGTGGCCGTGGGTGCAGACCGAGGACACCGCCGTGCCCATCCGCGCGATCGTCCGCCCGGCCGACCGCGAGGATGCGCCCGTCGTCCTCCTCCTGCACGGCTGGCCGGACTCGGTGCTGCGGTTCGAGCGCATCCTGCCCCTGCTCGACGATGTGACGCTCGTCCTCCCCGCTCTGCCCGGGTACCCGTTCGCCGCACCCGTGGAGGGCGGCGGGATGTCGTCGGTCGAGATGGCGGACGCCGTCGCCGCCGCCATGACCGAGTTCGGGTTCGACCGGTACGTGATCTCGGCGGGCGACGTGGGATGCGATGTCGGGGAGGCCATCGCCGGCCGCCACGGCTCGCACGTCAGCGCCCTGCATCTGACCGACCTGTCGCAGTACCACTTCCTGGTCGGGCTCCCCGACGACCTCGACGAGACGGAGCGCGCTTACGTGGAGCGGGGCCGCGACTGGCAGCAGCGCGAGGGCGGGTACATGCACGAGCAGTCCACCCGCCCGCGCACCCTCGCGGTGGGGCTCGGCGACTCCCCGGCGGGGATGGCCGCGTGGATTCTGGAGAAACTCATCGACTGGACGGACTCCGACGGCGACCTCCGCCGGGCGTTCACCCCCGACGAGGCTTTGACCTGGATCTCTGCGTACTGGTACACCGGCGCGATCGGCACGTCTTTCACTCCGTACGCGGCTGCGGCACCGAAGAACTGGCCGCGGATCGAGATCCCGACGGTCATGACGGTGTTCCCGCGCGACCTCGTCAACGCCCCGCGGCAGTTCGTCGAGCGGTTCTTCTCCATCGTCGACTGGCTGGAGTTCCCGCACGGCGGTCACTTCGCCGCCTGGGAGCAGCCGACCGACTACGTCGAGGGGGTGCGCCGGGCACTCAGCCGAGCTCATCCCGGAGGCTGA
- a CDS encoding DUF2277 domain-containing protein, whose protein sequence is MCRNIRCLHNFEPPTTDDEVREAALQFVRKVSGSTHPSRANTAAFEQAIDEIAEATRRMLDQLVTNAPPKSRELEAAKGRQRHEKRMEREVRIRTASA, encoded by the coding sequence ATGTGCCGGAACATCCGTTGCCTTCACAACTTCGAACCGCCCACGACCGACGATGAAGTGCGGGAGGCCGCCCTCCAGTTCGTCCGCAAAGTCAGCGGCTCGACGCATCCCTCCCGGGCCAACACCGCGGCGTTCGAACAGGCGATCGACGAGATCGCCGAGGCGACCAGACGGATGCTCGACCAGCTGGTGACCAACGCCCCGCCGAAGAGCCGCGAGCTGGAGGCCGCGAAGGGCCGGCAACGCCACGAGAAGCGCATGGAGCGCGAGGTGAGGATCCGGACGGCGTCGGCATGA
- a CDS encoding zinc-binding dehydrogenase, whose protein sequence is MRAIAIQEYGDPSGMAVVDAPEPEADAGQLLIETEAIGVGGVDAVIRRGTLGSSYPQGMIPGSEVAGTVARVGDGVDPSWVGRRVWAFTGRSGGYSERAVASVEDVTPLPDDLSAVDAVTIGSAAPVARFALARAPFAPGDSVLIRGGSGSIGIAAVELAARGGASAVAVTTSSAERGRRLAALGATDVLDRSGHGPDGASRPFDVIVDIVGGDGMPAFIDRLAPNGRLVLVGAVAGFPPADFGARLLQGFQASRSVAAFSLDSITPAARSTARAELFEAATRAELHPVVHEVMPLERAAHAHRLMDEGAVFGRIVLTP, encoded by the coding sequence GTGCGAGCGATTGCGATTCAGGAATACGGCGACCCGAGCGGAATGGCGGTCGTCGACGCACCAGAGCCGGAGGCCGACGCCGGGCAGCTGCTGATCGAGACGGAGGCGATCGGCGTCGGAGGCGTCGACGCGGTGATCCGGCGCGGGACGCTCGGTTCGAGCTACCCGCAGGGCATGATCCCGGGCAGCGAGGTCGCCGGTACGGTCGCCCGGGTCGGCGACGGCGTCGACCCTTCCTGGGTCGGTCGCCGCGTCTGGGCGTTCACGGGCCGATCGGGCGGCTACAGCGAGCGCGCCGTCGCCTCGGTGGAGGACGTCACCCCGCTCCCCGACGACCTGTCGGCCGTGGATGCGGTGACGATCGGCAGCGCAGCACCCGTCGCGCGCTTCGCGCTCGCCCGCGCACCCTTCGCGCCGGGCGACTCGGTGCTCATCCGCGGTGGCAGCGGCAGCATCGGGATCGCCGCGGTGGAGCTGGCAGCACGCGGGGGCGCTTCCGCGGTGGCCGTGACGACCTCGTCCGCCGAGAGGGGCCGTCGGCTTGCGGCGCTCGGGGCGACGGACGTGCTCGACCGGTCCGGGCACGGGCCCGACGGGGCGTCCCGCCCGTTCGACGTGATCGTCGACATCGTCGGAGGCGACGGCATGCCCGCGTTCATCGACCGCCTCGCGCCCAACGGCCGTCTCGTCCTGGTCGGCGCGGTCGCGGGCTTCCCGCCGGCCGACTTCGGGGCGCGCCTGCTGCAGGGCTTCCAGGCGTCGCGATCCGTCGCCGCCTTCAGCCTCGACTCCATCACACCGGCCGCGCGCTCCACCGCCCGGGCGGAGCTGTTCGAGGCCGCCACCCGCGCTGAGCTGCACCCGGTGGTGCACGAGGTCATGCCGCTCGAACGCGCGGCGCACGCCCACCGCCTCATGGATGAGGGCGCCGTCTTCGGTCGCATCGTCCTCACCCCCTGA
- a CDS encoding helix-turn-helix domain-containing protein, whose product MTQILRSDAQDNRDRILSAARTLFSERGLDVGMREVARHAEVGPATLYRRFPTKQSLIDEAFQVEMQTCRAVVEEGCADPDPWHGFTSVIERLTALNVRNRGFVDAFLSLATGSAAFAQHRRELLGMLDGLATRAKAQGRLRPDFVVDDLVLVLLAGRGLGSVSPSRRDAAARRFAGLAIDAFRTDRARSIGGAK is encoded by the coding sequence ATGACTCAGATCCTCCGCTCGGACGCGCAGGACAACCGCGACCGGATCCTGTCGGCGGCGCGCACCCTCTTCTCCGAGCGCGGACTCGACGTCGGGATGCGGGAGGTCGCCCGCCACGCCGAGGTCGGCCCGGCGACGCTCTACCGCCGGTTCCCGACGAAGCAGTCGCTCATCGACGAGGCGTTCCAGGTTGAGATGCAGACGTGCCGGGCGGTCGTCGAGGAGGGCTGCGCCGATCCCGATCCGTGGCACGGCTTCACGTCGGTCATCGAGCGCCTGACTGCGCTCAACGTGCGGAACCGGGGTTTCGTCGACGCCTTTCTGTCGCTCGCGACCGGCTCCGCGGCCTTCGCGCAGCACCGCCGCGAGCTGCTCGGGATGCTGGACGGTCTCGCGACCCGGGCGAAGGCGCAGGGTCGCCTGCGCCCGGACTTCGTGGTCGATGACCTCGTGCTGGTGCTGCTCGCCGGCCGCGGGCTGGGATCCGTGTCGCCCTCGCGGCGGGATGCGGCGGCGCGCCGCTTCGCCGGCCTCGCGATCGACGCCTTCCGGACGGACCGCGCCAGGTCGATCGGCGGGGCGAAATAA
- a CDS encoding thioesterase family protein, producing MDSYFERIDDTRFRPTVDAGGAWNDGEIHFSPLGGLIVHAMDRHRADRDAPPLSLARVSFDILGFLAADVCDIAVETIRPGRTIELVQATVVIAGRTAVLAGAWYTVDGDTSEVAGGEPERIALPGPDRRWPMTETWPGGYVASLEMRAAEDPRPGRATAWLRTDRAIVAGEEASPHAAFIALVDTANGIAVRRHPTEWMFPNLDLTIHLFAQPTGEWVGLDTTVTWGSRGQGLTSTVLHDVSGPVGRAEQILTVRPLAGRTQRP from the coding sequence ATGGACTCCTACTTCGAGCGCATCGACGACACCCGTTTCCGCCCGACCGTCGATGCTGGAGGAGCCTGGAACGACGGCGAGATCCACTTCAGTCCGCTCGGCGGTCTCATCGTGCACGCGATGGACCGCCATCGTGCCGACCGCGACGCGCCTCCTCTCTCGCTCGCGCGGGTGAGCTTCGACATCCTCGGCTTCCTCGCCGCGGACGTGTGCGACATCGCCGTGGAGACCATCCGTCCCGGCCGGACCATCGAGCTGGTGCAGGCGACCGTCGTCATCGCGGGCCGTACGGCCGTGCTCGCGGGGGCCTGGTACACCGTCGACGGCGATACGAGCGAGGTGGCGGGAGGCGAACCGGAGCGGATCGCCCTCCCCGGGCCGGATCGGCGCTGGCCGATGACGGAGACCTGGCCCGGCGGCTACGTGGCCTCGCTCGAGATGCGGGCGGCCGAGGACCCGCGCCCGGGCCGCGCGACCGCGTGGCTGCGCACCGACCGGGCGATCGTCGCCGGTGAGGAGGCCAGCCCGCACGCCGCCTTCATCGCACTGGTCGACACGGCGAACGGAATCGCCGTGCGCCGGCATCCGACCGAGTGGATGTTCCCCAACCTCGACCTGACCATCCACCTGTTCGCCCAACCCACAGGGGAGTGGGTCGGACTCGACACAACGGTCACCTGGGGATCGAGGGGCCAGGGCCTCACCAGCACGGTGCTCCACGACGTCTCCGGCCCGGTCGGACGGGCGGAGCAGATCCTCACCGTCCGGCCGTTGGCCGGGCGCACGCAGCGCCCCTGA